A single region of the Rhinoraja longicauda isolate Sanriku21f chromosome 12, sRhiLon1.1, whole genome shotgun sequence genome encodes:
- the LOC144598639 gene encoding toll-like receptor 7 produces the protein MVVGHCEVARVSVSSRRNERVFVQQKREQPTGNQMGNGIDEIAERRHRLVAVNVTLPVMLYLLSLWTRVSTEWFPKSLPCDVRQEGTEVVVDCSERQLYTVPTGFPSNSTNITLTINHISRVTSSSFPGLNNLMEIDLRCNCVPIRLGPKDRVCTRPPRVETGAFSSLPALRSLYLDGNQLARIPEGLPRTLTLLSLEANSIFSLVKANFTELGNLESIYLGQNCYYRNPCNTSYRIENDTFYNLSRLQVLSLKDNNLTHIPQRLPRSLRKLFLYNNMIRRVEDNDLAELVELEILDLSGNCPRCYNAPFPCLPCHDPSYLSIPPNAFRALGKLRILRLQSNSLTAVLSPWFKGTPNLKMLDLSQNFLVKEMATASFLKYLGRLEGIDLSFNYELKVYHESLNLSSTFSQLRSLQSLKLRGYVFKDLMMENLSPLLQLSQLKLLDLGINFIKVADLQIFSRLRALQVIDLSENKISPSSSSSSSSSSRGQAGSCGPSSQGSGSFHGYPDQESYFRYDKFGRSCKSKDKEYYHLSPVTHTECNLHRSTLDLSRNNIFYISPAQFHNLSFIKCLNLSGNALSQTLNGSEFRSLPHLRYLDLSSNRIDLLYESAFQELQELQVLDLSNNNHYFQMEGLTHRLNFIHSLANLSRLAMSENNIYTSADQQLRSTSLSVLEFRGNQLNYMWSDGNDMYMVFFQHLSNLSRLDLSGNRLAFVPPDVFDHLPPLLRELVLSGNQLRTFNWGRLHLLDHLEVLDLGTNLLTSVPRMLSNCTSTLRVFNLTRNQISRLTKDFLWGVTSLQYLDLSHNNLKTINASSFPDSAIRHLLELRLNGNHFQCTCAARWFVWWINRTTVYIPRLVTDVTCASPKAHRGRGVVMVDMHACEMDYLGAGLYAFSALSTLLLLMAPIAGHLFGWDIWYIYHFCMAKFKGYRPMPKVKAEYGAFVAYDTQDNAVADWILNELIVNLEERGERRFSLCLEERDWVPGKLVMDNLSQSIHQSRKTIFILTGCYVSTVIFRTAFHMAHQRLLDDKVDVIILVFLERVLQRSKYVRLRKRLCRNSVLVWPCNRRAQPLFWQRLRNALATDNHPQFSNLFNDII, from the coding sequence GTCGCAGTGAATGTCACGTTGCCTGTAATGCTTTACCTCCTCTCCCTGTGGACTCGGGTGTCAACCGAATGGTTTCCCAAAAGCCTCCCGTGCGATGTGAGGCAGGAGGGCACGGAGGTGGTGGTGGACTGCAGCGAGCGCCAGCTCTACACCGTGCCCACCGGCTTCCCCTCCAACTCCACCAACATCACGCTCACCATCAACCACATCTCACGGgtcacctcctcctccttcccaggccTGAATAACCTGATGGAGATTGACCTGCGGTGCAACTGCGTGCCAATCAGGCTCGGCCCTAAAGACCGTGTGTGCACCAGGCCTCCCAGAGTGGAGACTGGAGCCTTCTCCTCGCTGCCGGCCCTGAGGTCCTTGTACCTGGATGGGAACCAACTGGCCCGGATCCCTGAAGGGCTGCCCCGCACCCTGACGCTGCTCAGCCTGGAGGCCAACAGCATCTTCTCACTGGTCAAGGCCAACTTCACGGAGCTGGGCAACTTGGAGAGCATCTACCTTGGCCAGAACTGTTACTACCGCAACCCTTGCAACACCAGCTACCGGATTGAGAACGATACCTTCTACAACCTGAGCCGCCTCCAGGTGCTTTCCCTCAAGGACAATAACCTGACCCACATTCCCCAGAGACTGCCCCGGAGtttgaggaagcttttcctgtACAACAACATGATCCGGCGGGTCGAGGACAACGATTTGGCCGAGTTGGTGGAATTGGAAATCCTAGACTTGAGCGGGAACTGCCCCCGCTGCTACAACGCGCCTTTCCCTTGCCTGCCCTGCCACGACCCCAGCTATTTATCCATCCCTCCCAACGCTTTCCGGGCACTGGGAAAGTTGAGGATCTTGCGGCTCCAAAGCAACTCGCTGACGGCCGTGCTCAGCCCCTGGTTCAAGGGCACCCCCAACCTGAAGATGCTCGACCTCTCCCAGAATTTCCTGGTGAAGGAGATGGCCACGGCTTCCTTCTTGAAATACCTGGGCAGGCTGGAGGGCATAGACCTGTCCTTCAACTACGAGCTGAAGGTGTACCACGAGTCACTCAACCTGTCCTCCACCTTCTCGCAGCTGCGCTCCCTGCAGAGCCTGAAGCTCAGGGGCTACGTCTTCAAGGATCTGATGATGGAGAACCTGAGCCCCCTGCTGCAGCTCAGCCAGCTCAAGCTACTGGACCTGGGCATCAACTTCATCAAGGTGGCCGACCTCCAGATCTTCAGCCGGCTGCGCGCCCTGCAGGTGATCGACCTCTCTGAGAACAagatctctccctcctcctcctcctcctcctcctcgtccaGCCGGGGCCAGGCGGGCTCCTGCGGGCCGAGCAGCCAGGGCTCCGGCTCGTTTCACGGCTACCCCGACCAGGAGAGCTATTTTCGCTACGACAAGTTCGGCCGCAGCTGCAAGTCGAAGGACAAGGAGTACTACCACCTGTCGCCGGTGACCCACACCGAGTGCAACCTCCACCGCTCCACCCTGGACCTGAGCAGGAACAACATCTTCTACATCAGCCCGGCCCAGTTCCACAACCTCTCCTTCATCAAGTGCCTGAACCTGTCGGGCAATGCCCTGAGCCAGACTCTGAACGGCTCCGAGTTCCGCTCTCTCCCTCACCTGCGCTACCTGGACCTCTCCAGCAACCGCATCGACCTCCTGTACGAGTCGGCCTTCCAGGAGCtgcaggagctgcaggtgctggaccTGAGCAACAACAACCACTACTTCCAGATGGAAGGGCTGACGCACAGGCTCAACTTCATCCACTCCCTGGCCAACCTCTCCAGGCTGGCCATGAGCGAGAACAACATCTACACCTCCGCCGACCAGCAGCTGAGGAGCACCTCGCTCAGCGTGCTGGAGTTCCGAGGCAACCAGCTGAACTACATGTGGAGCGATGGCAACGATATGTACATGGTCTTCTTCCAACACCTTTCCAACCTCAGCCGCCTCGACCTCTCGGGCAACAGGCTGGCCTTCGTGCCCCCCGACGTCTTCGACCACCTGCCCCCTCTCCTCAGGGAGCTTGTGCTGAGCGGCAACCAGCTGAGGACCTTCAACTGGGGGCGCCTCCACCTGCTGGACCACCTGGAGGTGCTGGACCTCGGCACCAACCTGCTGACCAGCGTGCCCCGCATGCTGTCTAACTGCACCAGCACCCTGCgcgtcttcaacctcacccgcaaCCAGATCTCCAGGCTGACCAAGGACTTCCTGTGGGGCGTGACCTCCCTGCAGTACCTGGACCTCAGCCACAACAACCTGAAGACCATCAACGCCTCCAGCTTCCCGGACAGCGCCATCAGACACCTCCTGGAGCTGCGCCTCAACGGCAACCACTTCCAGTGCACCTGCGCCGCCAGGTGGTTCGTGTGGTGGATCAACAGGACCACTGTGTACATCCCCCGACTGGTCACCGATGTCACCTGCGCCTCCCCCAAAGCCCACCGCGGCCGCGGCGTGGTCATGGTGGACATGCACGCCTGCGAGATGGACTACCTGGGCGCTGGCCTCTACGCCTTCTCCGCCTTGTCCACCCTCTTGCTCCTGATGGCCCCCATCGCCGGCCACCTGTTCGGCTGGGACATTTGGTACATCTACCACTTCTGCATGGCCAAGTTCAAAGGCTACCGCCCCATGCCCAAAGTCAAGGCGGAATATGGGGCGTTCGTCGCTTACGACACCCAGGACAACGCTGTGGCGGACTGGATCCTCAATGAGTTGATAGTCAATCTGGAAGAACGAGGGGAGCGGCGGTTTTCCCTGTGTTTGGAAGAAAGAGACTGGGTCCCGGGGAAACTTGTAATGGACAACCTGTCCCAGAGCATTCACCAAAGCAGGAAGACCATCTTCATACTCACCGGTTGTTACGTGAGCACGGTGATCTTTAGAACTGCCTTCCACATGGCCCACCAGCGGCTGCTGGATGACAAGGTTGATGTGATCATCTTGGTTTTCCTGGAAAGGGTCTTGCAACGCTCCAAGTACGTCAGGCTGAGGAAGAGACTGTGCAGGAACTCGGTCTTGGTGTGGCCTTGCAACCGGCGAGCCCAACCCCTGTTCTGGCAGCGGCTGAGAAACGCATTGGCCACAGACAATCACCCACAATTCAGCAACCTCTTCAACGACATTATCTAA